ACCCCCAGGTACTGGGGTAATATAAGAAGCTCTTTGTTTTGCTAAATTAAAATCAATATCACCTACAATCTTATTTTCATTAATTTTATTAATCCCAACATCAATTACAATTGCCCCTACTTTAATCCAATCTCCTGGTATAAAGTTTGGTTTCCCAATAGCTACTATTAATAAATCTGCATATTTTATATAATGATGTAAATCTTTTGTAAAACGATGTGTAATCGTAATAGTACATCTATTTAATAATAATTCCATAGCCATTGGTCGTCCAACTATATTAGAAGCTCCTACAATTACTGCATTAAGACCACATAGATTAATATTATAATATTTTAATATTTTTAATATTCCTAAAGAGGTACAAGGACGTAATAAAGGAACTCTTTGACATAAACGTCCAATATTATAAGGATGAAAACCATCTACATCTTTTGATGGATGTATTGTTTCTAAAATTTTAATTATATTTATTGTTTTAGGTAATGGTAACTGAACTAAAATACCATCAATATATTTATTTTTATTTAAAAAATTAATAACTTCAATTATTTTATTTTCATTGATATTTTTAGAAAAATTATATTTAGTATAAAAAATACCTAGTTTTTCACAAATTTTTAATTTATTTTTAATATAAATTTTTGATGCAGGATTATTCCCTATTAAAATTACTCCTAAACCAGGTTTTCTTTTCTTATTTAAGAAAATATTTTTTATTTTTTTACGAATTTTAATATATATTTTTTCTGCAATAATATTGCCATTAATAATTTTAGCATTCATTTTAAATTACTCATTTTGAAATAAAATTATTAATTAAAATTAATTTAATTAATTTGAATATATATTATAATAATGATATGATTAATAAATCAAAATCATTATTTTGCGCTCTTAGCTCAGTAGGATAGAGCAATAGCCTTCTAAGCTATTTGTCACAGGTTCGAATCCTGTAGAGCGCAAAAATATTCAATAAAAATAATAACTTTATTATTAAATTTATTCAAAAATTTTATAAATAAATAAAATATTTAAATTAAAGTATTGTATTTTAAAATATCTCTTTATTATTTATTTACATATAATATTTATATAACCAATAATATTGTGAATATTTTATAAAATTTTATTTAAAAAAAATTTATGTTTTTCATATTTTCATCAATATTAAATTAATTATAAAAAATTAACTTTATTTAATAAGATTTCAATAAAATAAATTAAAATTATTTTCAGAAAAATAGTTGTAAATATAATTTTATAAATATACTAATATAAATGATAAAGATAATAAAATTATCAAATAATAAGAATATAACCTTATTTTTACTCATAAGATAAATTTTATGAAAAAATTATATTTTAATAGTATTAAAATCTTTAAAATATATATTTTAATAAATATAAAAAATAATATATTTATCTTTTTATCTTTATTTAAAATATTATTTACTAAGATAATTATTATTTTTTGAATAATAAGTATTATTATGGGTCGTGCAGGATTTGAACCTGCGACCAATTGATTAAAAGTCAACTGCTCTACCAACTGAGCTAACGACCCCCATTTATAAATTTTCTGGGTGATGACGGATTTGAACCGGCGGCCCCCTCCTTGTAAGGGAGGTACTCTACCAACTGAGCTAATCACCCAAAATATTATTCTTATATGCTATATTTTTTAATACTAAAATGTCAATATTTTTATTAAAAATATTTAAAATAAAAATAAAATAATTTAAAATTATATAATAATATAAGAATATTAATCTATATAAAAATTATATTTTATGAAAAAAATAACAACTAGATTTGCACCAAGTCCAACTGGTTACCTACATATAGGTAATATACGTACTGCTTTATATTCTTGGCTATTTGCTAGAAAAAATAAAGGTAATTTTATATTAAGAATTGAAAATACCGATTTTAAAAGATCAAAAAAAATTTTTATTAAAAATATTATTGATACTTTAAAATGGTTAAATATTGATTGGGATAAAGGACCATACTTACAAAGTAAAAGAATAAATAGATATAATAGTATTATAAATACTATGTTAAATGAGGGTAAAGCTTATAAATGTTATTGTTCTAAAGAAGAATTAGAAAAAAATAAAAAAAAACAAATTATTAATAAAGAGAAGATTAAGTATAATGGTAAATGTTTTAATAATAAATTAAAAGTTAATAAACAATTACCTTATACTGTAAGAATACATATCCCTAAAAATAAATATATTACATTTATAGATACAATTAGAGGGAAA
This genomic window from Enterobacteriaceae endosymbiont of Donacia marginata contains:
- the folD gene encoding bifunctional methylenetetrahydrofolate dehydrogenase/methenyltetrahydrofolate cyclohydrolase FolD — protein: MNAKIINGNIIAEKIYIKIRKKIKNIFLNKKRKPGLGVILIGNNPASKIYIKNKLKICEKLGIFYTKYNFSKNINENKIIEVINFLNKNKYIDGILVQLPLPKTINIIKILETIHPSKDVDGFHPYNIGRLCQRVPLLRPCTSLGILKILKYYNINLCGLNAVIVGASNIVGRPMAMELLLNRCTITITHRFTKDLHHYIKYADLLIVAIGKPNFIPGDWIKVGAIVIDVGINKINENKIVGDIDFNLAKQRASYITPVPGGVGPITVAILMKNILYAYEKA